A stretch of Caballeronia sp. NK8 DNA encodes these proteins:
- a CDS encoding ABC transporter substrate-binding protein, with product MAKRLGYYEKEGIDFHIQPGGPNIDGVAIVASGRYQAGEISSSPSIMLAVSEGLPIKCIAVGLQQHPYTFFSLKKAPIRSPQDMIGKRIGIQSTGMVLLRALLAKHKIPESQVKIVPVGADMMPLVAGQVDAVTGWQTNTTALKPLGADRVDLRLWDTGVRLYALPYYATTSSLKEHPETVAGFLRATARGWMYANQNRDQAVDMLVKDYPNLNRADERVAIDSLMRYAFDQTTQTQGWGAMDAGVWEEQIAMYGQLGQFRAGPPKVDDVMTMDVLKATHSSRLKV from the coding sequence GTGGCAAAACGCCTCGGCTATTACGAAAAGGAAGGCATCGACTTTCATATCCAGCCGGGCGGACCGAATATCGACGGCGTCGCGATCGTCGCATCGGGGCGCTATCAGGCGGGCGAGATTTCGTCGAGCCCGTCCATCATGCTGGCCGTGTCGGAAGGGCTGCCCATCAAGTGCATCGCGGTCGGGCTCCAGCAGCATCCGTACACCTTCTTCTCGCTGAAGAAGGCGCCGATCCGCTCGCCGCAGGACATGATCGGCAAGCGCATCGGCATTCAGTCGACGGGCATGGTCCTGCTGCGCGCGCTACTCGCCAAGCACAAGATTCCCGAGAGCCAGGTGAAGATCGTGCCGGTCGGCGCGGATATGATGCCGCTCGTCGCCGGTCAGGTCGATGCCGTCACCGGCTGGCAGACGAACACCACGGCGCTCAAGCCGCTCGGCGCGGACCGCGTGGACTTGCGCCTGTGGGACACCGGCGTGCGCCTCTACGCGCTGCCGTATTACGCGACCACGTCGAGCCTGAAGGAACATCCGGAGACGGTCGCGGGCTTTCTGCGGGCCACCGCGCGCGGCTGGATGTACGCCAACCAGAACCGCGATCAGGCCGTCGACATGCTGGTGAAGGACTATCCGAACCTGAATCGCGCGGACGAGCGCGTCGCGATCGATTCGCTGATGCGCTACGCATTCGACCAGACCACGCAGACGCAGGGCTGGGGCGCGATGGACGCGGGCGTCTGGGAAGAGCAGATCGCGATGTACGGCCAGCTCGGCCAGTTCCGCGCGGGACCACCCAAGGTCGACGACGTCATGACGATGGACGTGCTCAAGGCCACTCACTCCTCTCGCCTGAAGGTGTAA
- a CDS encoding ABC transporter ATP-binding protein: protein MHAATLNPPRAGRANSHFALPQDIDCAVSCRDINVRFFTDRRSVTAIEGLSLDIATGEFLTLLGPSGCGKSTFLRVVADLVKPSRGSISVLGAAPQAARERRDIGFVFQDAALLPWRTALQNVELPLQVANGRSRAGRATPRELLELVGLKGREDAFPHEMSGGMRQRVAIARALVCDPKVLLMDEPFGALDEITRDRLNEELRRVWKELGLTTLFVTHSIYEAAFLGQRVLMLAANPGRVKEIVPVDLPEDRTLDIRETREFVELTAHLRRVLETC, encoded by the coding sequence ATGCATGCTGCCACTTTGAATCCGCCGCGCGCGGGGCGGGCGAACTCGCACTTCGCGCTGCCGCAGGACATCGATTGCGCGGTCAGTTGCCGCGACATCAACGTGCGCTTTTTCACCGACCGCCGCAGCGTCACCGCGATCGAAGGCCTGAGCCTCGATATCGCGACGGGCGAGTTCCTCACGCTGCTCGGTCCTTCGGGTTGCGGCAAGTCGACGTTTCTGCGCGTGGTCGCCGATCTCGTGAAGCCGAGCCGCGGCAGCATCAGCGTGCTTGGCGCGGCGCCGCAGGCCGCGCGTGAACGGCGCGACATCGGCTTCGTGTTTCAGGACGCGGCGCTGCTGCCGTGGCGCACCGCGCTTCAGAACGTCGAATTGCCGCTTCAGGTGGCGAACGGCCGCTCGCGCGCCGGCCGCGCGACGCCGCGCGAACTGCTGGAACTGGTCGGCCTGAAGGGACGCGAGGACGCCTTTCCGCACGAGATGTCGGGCGGCATGCGCCAGCGCGTGGCAATCGCCCGCGCGCTCGTCTGCGACCCGAAGGTGCTGCTGATGGACGAACCCTTCGGCGCGCTCGACGAGATCACGCGCGACCGTCTCAACGAAGAACTGCGCCGCGTCTGGAAAGAGCTCGGCCTCACGACGCTGTTCGTCACGCACAGCATCTACGAAGCTGCGTTCCTCGGTCAGCGCGTGCTCATGCTCGCGGCGAACCCCGGACGCGTGAAGGAAATCGTGCCGGTGGACCTGCCCGAGGATCGCACGCTCGATATCCGCGAGACGCGCGAATTCGTCGAACTCACCGCGCACCTGCGGCGCGTACTGGAGACTTGCTGA
- a CDS encoding ABC transporter permease, whose protein sequence is MATSEMNLNVPANLPDEESQAWRARRRQQMWRARMLPALGVASLIFAWWAVVAGFHVKPFIAPSPALVFETLFAKSDVLLQNLVPTAIEASLGFLLGNLAAIVLATIFVHNKTLQDIFYPVAVMINSIPVVAKAPILVLIMGNGLEPKITIAAIVCFFPTLVNMVRGLEAVNPQAMELMHVLSASKREIFFKLRLYASLPYLFSALRIAASMAVIGAVVGEWIGATEGIGAMIIQATYAFDSALLYTAIIMSAVLSGFFFLVIAALERWLVKWQPEGVR, encoded by the coding sequence ATGGCTACGTCCGAAATGAATCTGAACGTCCCGGCCAACCTGCCGGACGAGGAATCGCAGGCGTGGCGCGCGCGCCGTCGCCAGCAGATGTGGCGCGCGCGGATGCTGCCCGCGCTCGGCGTGGCGAGTCTGATCTTCGCGTGGTGGGCGGTGGTGGCGGGCTTTCATGTGAAGCCGTTCATCGCGCCGTCGCCGGCGCTCGTGTTCGAGACGCTCTTCGCCAAGAGCGACGTGCTGCTGCAGAACCTCGTGCCGACCGCCATCGAAGCCTCGCTCGGCTTTCTGCTCGGCAATCTCGCGGCCATCGTGCTCGCGACGATCTTCGTGCACAACAAGACGCTGCAGGACATCTTCTATCCGGTCGCGGTGATGATCAATTCGATTCCGGTGGTCGCCAAGGCGCCGATTCTCGTGCTCATCATGGGCAACGGGCTGGAGCCGAAGATCACCATCGCGGCGATCGTCTGCTTCTTCCCGACGCTCGTCAACATGGTGCGCGGTCTCGAAGCCGTCAACCCGCAGGCGATGGAACTGATGCACGTGCTCTCCGCGAGCAAACGCGAAATCTTCTTCAAGCTGAGGCTCTACGCGTCGCTGCCGTATCTGTTCTCCGCGCTGCGCATCGCGGCGTCGATGGCGGTGATCGGCGCGGTGGTGGGCGAGTGGATCGGCGCGACCGAAGGCATCGGCGCAATGATCATCCAGGCGACCTATGCCTTCGACTCGGCGCTGCTCTACACGGCGATCATCATGAGCGCCGTTCTCTCGGGCTTCTTTTTCCTCGTGATCGCGGCGCTCGAGCGCTGGCTCGTCAAGTGGCAGCCGGAAGGCGTCCGCTGA
- a CDS encoding FAD-dependent oxidoreductase, which translates to MNMISDWIQEPARDVRVAAQANVVVVGGGPAGLSAAIAAARNGAQVILLERYNHLGGLASGGMVLVLDDMWDNHLQEISVRGTCMTFIERMAARKLAYFPRADEWGEDPAAYRKWGRWGTFDFHSQKNPHPVCFAAAFDPDAMKRVALEMVESLGIKLRLHSWFSRTLVEDGRVKGVICETKSGREAILADVVIDATGDLDVAASAGVPHVGGTYITTTVFRLGGVDTEAAERFEAEEPEAFAAIDRQIKRILGGSWGYWWLKTPLPGVVWCNCPHMAGLDGLKPEDLTRAEMQGRGHIHAVVEFAREKLPGFEQCYVIDVAPQTGVRQTRLLQGEYVMTKEDLAQRTRFTDSIARGRDYYMPYRVLLPKEIDNLLVAGRHYSATSQAQKMSREIPPCMAMGEAAGVAAALALNAGVTVRDVDVPALQKTLRSQGADPGDQSGRNADVPALARHIDAREAA; encoded by the coding sequence ATGAACATGATCAGCGACTGGATTCAGGAACCCGCACGCGACGTGCGCGTGGCGGCACAGGCGAACGTCGTCGTGGTCGGCGGCGGCCCGGCGGGATTGTCGGCGGCGATCGCGGCGGCGCGCAACGGCGCGCAAGTGATTCTGCTCGAACGCTACAACCATCTGGGCGGTCTCGCCTCGGGCGGCATGGTGCTCGTGCTCGACGACATGTGGGACAACCACTTGCAGGAAATCTCGGTGCGCGGCACCTGCATGACCTTCATCGAGCGCATGGCCGCGCGCAAGCTCGCGTATTTCCCGCGCGCGGACGAATGGGGCGAGGACCCGGCGGCGTATCGCAAATGGGGCCGCTGGGGCACGTTCGATTTTCATAGCCAGAAGAACCCGCATCCGGTGTGCTTCGCGGCGGCCTTCGATCCCGACGCGATGAAGCGCGTCGCGCTCGAAATGGTCGAGTCGCTCGGCATCAAACTGCGGCTGCATTCGTGGTTCTCGCGCACGCTCGTGGAAGACGGCCGAGTCAAGGGCGTGATCTGCGAGACCAAGAGCGGGCGCGAAGCGATTCTCGCCGATGTCGTCATCGACGCGACCGGCGATCTCGATGTCGCGGCATCGGCTGGCGTGCCGCATGTCGGCGGCACTTACATCACGACGACGGTGTTTCGTCTGGGCGGCGTCGACACCGAGGCAGCCGAACGTTTCGAAGCAGAGGAACCCGAAGCATTCGCCGCGATCGATCGTCAGATCAAACGCATTCTCGGCGGTTCCTGGGGTTACTGGTGGCTCAAGACGCCGCTGCCGGGCGTCGTGTGGTGCAATTGCCCGCACATGGCCGGTCTCGATGGCCTCAAGCCCGAAGACCTGACGCGCGCCGAAATGCAGGGCCGCGGCCACATTCATGCGGTCGTCGAATTCGCGCGCGAGAAGCTGCCGGGCTTCGAGCAATGCTATGTGATCGATGTCGCGCCGCAGACCGGCGTGCGTCAGACGCGCCTGCTGCAAGGCGAATACGTGATGACGAAGGAAGATCTCGCGCAGCGCACGCGCTTCACCGACAGCATCGCACGCGGACGCGATTACTACATGCCGTATCGCGTGCTGCTGCCGAAGGAGATCGACAACCTGCTCGTCGCGGGCCGTCATTACTCGGCGACCTCGCAGGCGCAAAAGATGTCGCGCGAGATTCCGCCCTGCATGGCGATGGGCGAAGCCGCGGGCGTCGCGGCGGCGCTCGCGCTGAACGCGGGCGTCACGGTGCGCGATGTCGACGTGCCCGCGCTGCAAAAGACGTTGCGCTCGCAGGGCGCGGACCCGGGCGACCAGAGCGGGCGCAACGCGGACGTCCCGGCGCTCGCACGGCATATCGATGCGAGGGAAGCAGCGTGA
- a CDS encoding CaiB/BaiF CoA-transferase family protein, whose amino-acid sequence MKKHELPLTGVRVIDLTQVMMGPVCTQMLADYGADVVKIERHGAGDLSRSTFEPVAGADNPIFCSLNRNKRSVALDLRDASQMEALKALIADADVVVNNFRAGVMDRLGLGFEDCRALNPRIIYAVGTGFGETGPYAHKGGQDVLAQAMSGVMARRADDSLPVSVYPTALADYSAGMHMVQGILLALLHRERTGEGQKVNVSLYNSMLAMQMQEAAMIMMADSEVNWAAMPLSGVFDTTTGPLVLVGAFKANPLRDICAALEIDDMSADARFCNLNQQFAHKAELQRTFRERFASNSREHWLARLEEQDLLCAPVRDLREALVDPQTLHNRLVLEGEGEGQPVRLIGSPIELSNAPVVLRRAPPRLGQHTAEVLGLTTTEAV is encoded by the coding sequence ATGAAAAAGCATGAACTTCCTTTGACCGGCGTGCGCGTGATCGACCTCACGCAGGTGATGATGGGCCCCGTCTGCACGCAGATGCTCGCCGACTACGGCGCCGATGTCGTCAAGATCGAGCGGCATGGCGCGGGCGATCTGAGCCGCTCGACGTTCGAGCCGGTCGCGGGCGCGGACAACCCGATCTTCTGCAGCCTGAATCGCAACAAGCGCAGCGTCGCGCTCGATCTGCGCGATGCATCGCAGATGGAAGCGTTGAAGGCGCTGATCGCGGACGCGGACGTGGTCGTGAACAACTTCCGCGCGGGCGTGATGGATCGGCTGGGCCTGGGCTTCGAGGACTGCCGCGCGCTGAATCCGCGCATCATCTACGCGGTCGGCACGGGCTTCGGCGAGACGGGACCCTACGCGCACAAGGGCGGCCAGGACGTGCTCGCGCAGGCGATGAGCGGCGTGATGGCGCGTCGCGCCGATGACTCGCTGCCCGTCTCCGTCTATCCGACCGCGCTTGCGGATTACTCGGCGGGCATGCACATGGTGCAGGGCATTCTGCTCGCGCTCCTGCATCGCGAACGCACGGGCGAGGGGCAGAAGGTCAACGTGTCGCTCTACAACTCCATGCTCGCGATGCAGATGCAGGAAGCCGCGATGATCATGATGGCCGACTCCGAAGTGAACTGGGCCGCGATGCCGCTGTCCGGCGTGTTCGACACGACGACGGGCCCGCTCGTGCTGGTCGGCGCGTTCAAGGCGAATCCGTTGCGCGATATCTGCGCCGCGCTGGAAATCGACGATATGTCCGCCGATGCGCGCTTCTGCAACCTGAACCAGCAGTTCGCCCACAAGGCCGAATTGCAGCGCACCTTCCGCGAGCGCTTCGCGAGCAACAGCCGCGAGCACTGGCTCGCGCGGCTCGAAGAACAGGATCTGCTGTGCGCGCCGGTGCGCGATCTGCGCGAGGCGCTCGTCGATCCGCAGACGCTGCACAACCGGCTCGTCCTCGAAGGCGAGGGAGAGGGGCAGCCGGTGCGTCTGATCGGCAGCCCGATCGAGTTGTCGAACGCCCCCGTCGTGTTGCGTCGCGCACCGCCGCGACTGGGGCAACACACGGCCGAGGTGCTCGGCCTCACGACGACGGAGGCCGTATGA
- a CDS encoding enoyl-CoA hydratase-related protein, whose product MSVRLVIDRHVATVTLARPEALNAVDLETEAELQRIWSELEHNRDVRVVVLTGEGERAFCVGADLKNPAMSGLEYWAAPRPGGFGGIALRETLNVPVIARVNGYALGGGFEMVLGCDLVIACEEASFGLPEALVGRMPLDGGMTLLQRQIPYRQAMAMLMTGRRISARDALEMGLVNEVVPRADLDAAVDRWVDAVLACAPLSVQAIKQVVRRTSTLSASEAQALRLPALVSALQSEDAHEGVRAFQEKRKPQWRGR is encoded by the coding sequence ATGAGCGTGCGCCTCGTCATCGATCGACACGTCGCCACCGTGACGCTCGCGCGTCCCGAGGCGCTCAACGCCGTCGATCTCGAAACCGAAGCCGAGCTGCAACGCATCTGGAGCGAGCTCGAACATAACCGTGACGTACGCGTCGTCGTGCTGACGGGTGAGGGCGAGCGCGCGTTCTGCGTCGGCGCGGATCTCAAGAATCCCGCGATGAGCGGCCTCGAATACTGGGCCGCGCCGCGTCCGGGCGGCTTCGGCGGCATCGCGCTGCGCGAGACGCTGAACGTGCCGGTGATCGCGCGCGTGAACGGCTACGCGCTCGGCGGCGGGTTCGAGATGGTGCTCGGCTGCGATCTCGTGATTGCGTGCGAGGAAGCGAGCTTCGGCTTGCCCGAGGCGCTCGTCGGCCGCATGCCGCTCGACGGCGGCATGACCTTGCTGCAACGCCAGATTCCCTATCGGCAGGCGATGGCGATGCTCATGACGGGACGCCGCATCTCCGCGCGCGATGCGCTGGAAATGGGGCTCGTCAACGAGGTCGTGCCGCGCGCCGATCTGGACGCTGCCGTCGATCGATGGGTCGATGCCGTGCTCGCCTGCGCGCCGCTGTCGGTGCAGGCGATCAAGCAGGTCGTGCGCCGCACGTCGACGCTGTCCGCCAGCGAGGCACAGGCGCTCAGGCTCCCCGCGCTCGTCAGCGCGCTGCAGTCCGAGGACGCGCACGAAGGCGTGCGCGCGTTCCAGGAAAAGCGCAAGCCGCAATGGAGGGGACGCTGA
- the fdxA gene encoding ferredoxin, whose protein sequence is MAYVIGSPCIDVKDGACVQCCPVDCIYEGGRTLYIHPEECINCGVCVSVCPTEAIYHEDELPPAEAAFAAVNRAFFDAGVSALGSPGGASDVGKVAFDHPVVASWPVRVME, encoded by the coding sequence ATGGCCTATGTGATCGGGTCGCCGTGCATCGACGTGAAGGACGGCGCGTGCGTGCAGTGCTGTCCGGTCGATTGCATCTACGAAGGCGGGCGCACGCTGTATATCCATCCGGAGGAATGCATCAACTGCGGCGTATGCGTCTCGGTGTGCCCGACCGAGGCGATCTATCACGAGGATGAGTTGCCTCCAGCGGAAGCGGCGTTCGCCGCGGTGAACCGCGCGTTCTTCGATGCGGGCGTGAGCGCGCTCGGTTCACCGGGTGGCGCTTCGGACGTCGGCAAGGTAGCCTTCGATCATCCCGTGGTCGCGTCGTGGCCGGTGCGGGTCATGGAGTGA
- a CDS encoding LysR family transcriptional regulator, whose protein sequence is MHANVLKYFVEVARCGSIRKAAQNLYVASSAVNRQILKLESEMGTELFDRLPNGIRLNAAGERVLQHIRGTLNDFHLMRSELDELKGERKGHVSVVAMDSLFVDFLPATVEDFSDAYPAVTYSIAAVPPHDVPPRVLSGEYDVGITYITKLPAGLDVVTEVPLPPGVVMASSHPLAKRERVTFDECRHHAFLRLEGRSPIQGVMSNDFPPFWESLQPSVTCNSTTLLKRLIASGRGISFFSKLAFLDELTRGDVVWRPIDDENINALTVGIIVPSQRALPHVTDEFIERMVRRLKHVELTLREF, encoded by the coding sequence ATGCATGCGAACGTTTTGAAGTATTTCGTCGAGGTCGCGCGGTGCGGATCGATCCGCAAGGCCGCGCAGAACCTCTATGTCGCATCGAGCGCGGTGAACCGGCAGATACTCAAGCTCGAATCGGAGATGGGCACGGAGCTTTTCGACCGGCTGCCCAACGGCATTCGCCTGAACGCCGCCGGCGAGCGCGTGTTGCAGCACATCCGCGGGACGCTGAACGATTTCCACCTGATGCGCAGCGAGCTGGACGAACTGAAGGGCGAGCGCAAGGGCCACGTGTCGGTGGTGGCGATGGATTCGCTGTTCGTCGACTTTTTGCCGGCGACGGTCGAGGATTTCTCGGACGCGTATCCGGCCGTCACGTACTCGATCGCCGCCGTGCCGCCGCACGATGTCCCGCCGCGCGTGCTGAGCGGCGAGTACGACGTCGGCATCACGTACATCACGAAGCTGCCCGCCGGACTCGATGTCGTGACTGAAGTGCCTTTGCCGCCGGGCGTGGTGATGGCGTCATCGCATCCGCTCGCGAAGCGCGAGCGCGTCACCTTCGACGAGTGCCGGCATCATGCGTTTCTGCGTCTCGAAGGGCGTTCGCCGATTCAGGGCGTGATGTCCAACGACTTCCCGCCGTTCTGGGAATCGCTGCAGCCGAGCGTGACATGCAATTCGACGACCTTGCTCAAACGGCTCATCGCGTCGGGACGCGGCATCTCGTTCTTCTCGAAGCTCGCGTTTCTCGATGAACTGACGCGCGGCGACGTGGTGTGGCGGCCGATCGACGACGAGAACATCAACGCGCTGACGGTGGGCATCATCGTCCCGAGTCAGCGCGCGTTGCCGCATGTGACGGACGAGTTCATCGAGCGCATGGTGCGCAGGCTGAAGCATGTAGAGCTGACGCTGCGAGAGTTTTGA
- a CDS encoding LysR family transcriptional regulator produces the protein MELRQLRYFVAVAEELHFGRAARRLFISQPALSFDIRRFEEQLGVKLLERSNKAVALTNAGQVLLGEARQLLQQAEDVATLTMQSAHGLVGRLRIGFVNSMLYRGLPEAVQQFEAEHAAVEIVLKEMNTAEQVRALQQLQIDMGFAHWGHFPAEIEAQTWMSEAFLCCLPANHKLAKKRRIDLRQLAHEPFILFPRGVSPHYHDQIIATCVEAGFSPRIRHEARLWQTVVTMVEFQMGVALVPQALARTESQRAVFVPLAHNPFSSQILRLTRAGSQLDLAQSFLAALQPK, from the coding sequence ATGGAACTGAGGCAATTGAGGTACTTCGTGGCGGTCGCGGAGGAGCTGCATTTCGGGCGCGCGGCGCGGCGGCTCTTCATCTCGCAGCCGGCGTTGAGCTTCGATATACGCCGCTTCGAGGAACAGCTCGGCGTGAAGCTGCTGGAGCGCTCCAACAAGGCCGTGGCCCTGACCAACGCCGGGCAGGTGCTGCTCGGGGAAGCGCGTCAGCTATTGCAGCAGGCGGAGGACGTCGCCACGCTCACGATGCAATCCGCGCACGGGCTCGTCGGGCGGCTTCGCATCGGCTTCGTGAATTCCATGCTGTATCGCGGCCTGCCCGAGGCGGTGCAGCAGTTCGAGGCGGAGCACGCGGCGGTCGAAATCGTGCTCAAGGAGATGAACACGGCGGAACAGGTGCGCGCCTTGCAGCAATTGCAGATCGACATGGGCTTTGCCCACTGGGGGCATTTTCCCGCCGAGATCGAAGCGCAAACGTGGATGTCGGAGGCGTTCCTGTGTTGTCTGCCCGCGAACCACAAGCTGGCGAAGAAGCGGCGCATCGACCTGCGTCAGCTCGCGCACGAACCGTTCATCCTGTTTCCGCGCGGCGTGTCGCCGCATTATCACGATCAGATCATCGCGACCTGCGTGGAAGCGGGATTCAGCCCGCGAATCAGGCACGAAGCGCGCTTGTGGCAAACCGTCGTGACGATGGTCGAATTTCAGATGGGCGTGGCGCTGGTTCCGCAAGCGCTCGCGCGTACCGAGTCGCAGCGGGCGGTCTTCGTTCCGCTCGCGCACAACCCGTTTTCATCGCAGATCTTGCGGCTCACGCGCGCGGGGAGTCAGCTCGATCTGGCGCAAAGCTTTCTCGCCGCGCTGCAACCGAAATGA
- a CDS encoding acyl-CoA dehydrogenase family protein: protein MPERMNEPATSNIPDSRGINFFTSDPSFGPLLRSFLGETTYESVKGRLADLGQRASDQLDVWATSADHHPPVLLQRTRAGVAIQRIEKHPDYVELERVAYSELGLASMSHRSDAPPPLVKYALTFLFVQAEFGLCCPVSMTDSLTRTLRKFGSRELVDRYLPMLASQDFDTLFQGAMFMTEQAAGSDTGRTVTRASRSVDASGREAWKLYGDKWFCSNADADLAMVLARPDDAPDGIKGLALFLLPKVRDDGTRNAYRIVRLKDKLGSRSMASGEIVLEGAEAYLIGEVGRGFHQMADMINMSRLSNGVRAAGLMRRALTEALHVARNRSAFGRKLIEMPLMQRQLLKMMLPAEQARSMFMQIAALLPRADRGDALAAKCVRILTPLVKFRACRDARKVTGDAMEVRGGVGYIEEWADPRLVRDSHLGSIWEGTSNIVALDVARATRREGALASLGQYLNAQLDDAALPPQTVALLRDVFRRASAALDGVAECGRDENVREAASAVYHATTAVFMATEAARVAPDHRRLALAHLVIEHKLMPRDPLAPGDVRLHAALVRKLVDETPVSLAEAMSIVPAHDGGAR, encoded by the coding sequence ATGCCGGAGCGCATGAACGAGCCCGCGACGTCGAATATTCCCGACAGCCGCGGCATCAATTTCTTCACGAGCGATCCGTCGTTCGGACCGCTGCTCAGGAGCTTCCTCGGCGAAACCACGTATGAAAGCGTGAAGGGCCGTCTCGCCGATCTCGGACAGCGCGCCTCCGACCAACTCGATGTGTGGGCCACCAGCGCCGATCATCATCCGCCGGTGCTGCTGCAGCGCACGCGCGCAGGCGTTGCGATTCAGCGTATCGAGAAGCATCCGGACTACGTCGAACTCGAACGGGTTGCGTACAGCGAACTCGGCCTCGCATCGATGAGTCATCGCAGCGACGCGCCGCCGCCGCTCGTCAAGTACGCGCTCACCTTCCTCTTCGTGCAGGCCGAGTTCGGCCTCTGCTGCCCGGTGAGCATGACCGATTCGCTCACCCGCACGCTGCGCAAGTTCGGTTCGCGCGAACTCGTCGATCGATATTTGCCGATGCTTGCATCGCAGGACTTCGACACGCTCTTCCAGGGCGCGATGTTCATGACCGAGCAGGCGGCCGGCTCCGATACCGGACGCACGGTGACGCGTGCGAGCCGCAGCGTCGACGCGAGCGGCAGGGAAGCATGGAAGCTGTACGGCGACAAATGGTTCTGCTCGAATGCCGATGCCGACCTCGCGATGGTCCTCGCTCGTCCCGACGATGCGCCCGACGGCATCAAGGGGCTCGCCCTCTTTCTGCTGCCGAAGGTGCGAGACGACGGCACGCGCAACGCGTATCGCATCGTGCGGCTGAAGGACAAGCTCGGCAGCCGTTCCATGGCGAGCGGGGAGATCGTGCTGGAGGGCGCCGAGGCGTATCTGATCGGCGAAGTGGGCCGCGGCTTTCATCAGATGGCGGACATGATCAACATGTCGCGTCTGTCGAACGGCGTGCGCGCGGCGGGGCTGATGCGCCGCGCGCTTACCGAAGCGCTGCACGTTGCGCGAAACCGCTCGGCATTCGGTCGCAAGCTCATCGAGATGCCGCTGATGCAGCGCCAGTTGCTGAAGATGATGCTGCCGGCCGAGCAGGCGCGCTCCATGTTCATGCAGATCGCAGCGCTATTGCCCCGCGCCGATCGCGGCGATGCGCTCGCGGCGAAGTGCGTACGCATCCTCACGCCGCTGGTGAAGTTCCGCGCCTGCCGCGATGCCCGCAAGGTCACCGGCGATGCGATGGAAGTGCGCGGCGGAGTGGGTTACATCGAAGAATGGGCGGACCCGCGACTCGTGCGTGATTCGCATCTCGGGTCGATCTGGGAAGGCACGAGCAATATCGTTGCGCTGGACGTCGCGCGCGCGACGCGGCGCGAAGGCGCGCTCGCATCGCTCGGTCAATATCTGAATGCGCAACTCGACGATGCCGCCTTGCCGCCGCAGACCGTCGCCTTGCTGCGTGACGTGTTCAGGCGGGCGAGCGCCGCGCTCGACGGCGTGGCCGAATGCGGCCGCGACGAAAACGTACGGGAAGCCGCGAGCGCCGTCTACCACGCGACCACGGCCGTGTTCATGGCGACGGAAGCGGCCCGCGTCGCGCCGGATCATCGCAGGCTGGCGCTTGCGCATCTCGTGATCGAGCACAAGCTCATGCCGCGCGATCCGCTCGCCCCCGGAGATGTGCGGCTACATGCGGCGCTCGTTCGCAAGCTCGTCGATGAAACGCCGGTCAGCCTCGCCGAAGCGATGTCGATCGTGCCCGCACACGATGGAGGCGCACGATGA